One genomic window of Ziziphus jujuba cultivar Dongzao chromosome 4, ASM3175591v1 includes the following:
- the LOC107415270 gene encoding ras-related protein RABB1b yields the protein MSYDYLFKYIIIGDTGVGKSCLLLQFTDKRFQPVHDLTIGVEFGARMVTIEGRPIKLQIWDTAGQESFRSITRSYYRGAAGALLVYDITRRETFNHLASWLEDARQHANPNMSIMLIGNKCDLAHRRAVSKEEGEQFAKENGLLFLEASARTAQNVEEAFIKTAAKILQNIQEGVFDVSNESSGIKVGYGRPQGQSGPRDGAVAQRGGCCS from the exons ATGTCTTACGACTACCTCTTCAAGTACATCATCATCGGCGACACAG GTGTAGGAAAATCTTGCCTGCTGTTGCAATTCACTGACAAGAGGTTTCAGCCGGTTCATGATCTCACCATTGGTGTGGAATTCGGAGCTCGAATGGTCACCATAGAAGGTCGTCCTATCAAGCTTCAGATTTGGGACACT GCTGGGCAAGAATCTTTCAGATCAATTACAAGATCTTACTACAGAGGAGCAGCTGGAGCACTTCTGGTTTATGACATTACCAG GAGAGAGACATTTAATCATTTAGCAAGCTGGCTTGAGGATGCCCGGCAGCATGCAAATCCCAACATGTCAATCATGCTCATAGGAAACAAGTGTGATCTTGCTCATCGAAGGGCTGTCAGCAAAGAGGAAGGGGAACAATTTGCAAAGGAGAATGGGCTTTTGTTCCTGGAGGCTTCTGCAAGAACAGCACAAAATGTTGAGGAG GCCTTTATAAAGACTGCTGCAAAGATCCTTCAGAACATTCAAGAAGGCGTGTTTGATGTATCCAATGAG TCATCCGGTATCAAGGTTGGTTATGGACGCCCTCAAGGCCAATCAGGCCCTAGAGATGGTGCAGTTGCTCAGAGAGGCGGATGTTGCAGCTAA
- the LOC107415224 gene encoding proteasome subunit beta type-7-A — translation MSKSVVDVPPKDGFSFDLCRRNAMLSDKGVKPPSYRKTGTTIVGLIFQDGVILGADTRATEGPIVCDKNCEKIHYMAPNIYCCGAGTAADTEAVTDMVSSQLQLHRYHTGRESRVVTALTLLKKHLFNYQGYVSAALVLGGVDITGPHLHTIYPHGSTDTLPFATMGSGSLAAMAIFESKYREGLTRNEGIQLVAEAICSGIFNDLGSGSNVDICVITKGHKEYLRNHLLPNPRTYVNAKGYSFSKKTEVLLTKITPLKEKVEVIEGGDAMEE, via the exons ATGTCTAAGTCGGTAGTAGATGTCCCTCCAAAGGATGGGTTTAGTTTTGATTTGTGTAGAAGAAATGCCATGCTCTCCGACAAGGGTGTGAAGCCACCATCTTACAGGAAGACCGGGACTACCATTGTTGGTTTGATTTTTCAg GATGGCGTCATTCTTGGAGCAGATACAAGGGCCACTGAAGGACCTATTGTCTGTGACAAGAACTGTGAAAAAATTCACTACATGGCTCCAAATATATATTGCTGTGGAGCTGGAACTGCTGCTGATACTGAGGCAGTAACAG ACATGGTTAGCTCACAGCTCCAACTGCATCGCTACCACACTGGTCGAGAATCAAGGGTTGTTACAGCTTTGACTCTCCTCAAGAAACATCTTTTCAA TTACCAAGGTTATGTCTCGGCTGCTTTGGTGCTTGGTGGGGTTGATATCACTGGTCCTCATCTACATACT ATATACCCCCATGGATCAACTGACACATTGCCATTTGCTACAATGGGTTCGGGTTCTCTCGCTGCAATGGCAATATTTGAGTCCAAATACAGAGAAGGGCTGACT AGGAATGAAGGCATACAGCTTGTAGCAGAGGCCATATGCTCTGGTATTTTTAACGACTTGGGTAGTGGAAGCAATGTTGATATATGTGTAATAACAAAG GGCCACAAGGAATATCTGAGGAACCATCTATTGCCAAATCCTCGTACTTACGTCAATGCAAAAGGTTATTCATTCTCTAAGAAGACTG AGGTTCTGCTTACAAAGATTACCCCATTGAAGGAAAAGGTGGAAGTGATTGAAGGAGGAGATGCGATGGAAGAATGA